One window of the Marmota flaviventris isolate mMarFla1 chromosome 2, mMarFla1.hap1, whole genome shotgun sequence genome contains the following:
- the Pmepa1 gene encoding protein TMEPAI isoform X2, producing the protein MMVMVVVITCLLSHYRLSARSFISRHSQGRRREDGLSEGCLWPSESTVSSGGIPEPQVYAPPRPSDRLAVPPFSQRDRFHRFQPTYPYLQHEIDLPPTISLSDGEEPPPYQGPCTLQLRDPEQQLELNRESVRAPPNRTIFDSDLMDSAMLGGPCPPSSNSGISATCYGSGGRMEGPPPTYSEVIGHYPGSSYQHQQSTGPTSLLEGTRLQHPHLAPLESKEDKQKGHPL; encoded by the exons atgatggtgatggtggtggtgatcaCCTGTCTGCTGAGCCACTACAGACTGTCCGCACGCTCCTTCATCAGCCGGCACAGCCAGGGCAGGCGGAGAGAGGACGGGCTCTCG GAAGGATGCCTCTGGCCCTCGGAGAGCACGGTGTCCAGCGGCGGGATCCCAGAG CCGCAGGTCTACGCCCCTCCTCGGCCCTCGGACCGCCTGGCCGTGCCGCCCTTCTCCCAGCGGGACCGCTTCCACCGCTTCCAGCCCACCTACCCCTACCTGCAGCACGAGATCGACCTGCCCCCCACCATCTCGCTGTCTGACGGGGAGGAGCCCCCGCCCTACCAGGGCCCCTGCACCCTCCAGCTGCGGGACCCCGAGCAGCAGCTGGAGCTCAACCGAGAGTCAGTGCGCGCGCCCCCCAACAGAACCATCTTCGACAGTGACCTGATGGACAGCGCCATGCTGGGCGGCCCCTGTCCCCCCAGCAGTAACTCGGGCATCAGCGCCACGTGCTACGGCAGCGGCGGGCGCATGGAGGGGCCGCCCCCGACCTACAGCGAGGTCATCGGTCACTACCCGGGGTCCTCCTACCAGCACCAGCAGAGCACCGGGCCGACCTCCCTGCTGGAGGGGACCCGGCTCCAGCACCCGCACCTCGCCCCGCTGGAGAGCAAAGAGGATAAACAGAAAGGACACCCCCTCTAG